Genomic segment of Pseudovibrio brasiliensis:
AATCACTCTGACCACCCTTGCAGGCTCATCTGATGATGCAACTCTGTTTGCTGCCATTCAGCAGATGTGGGGCGCCATTGGCGTGAACGTGAAAGTGGAGCAGGTTGATAACCCAACCCGCGGCGCAAAGAACCGCTCTGGTGAGTTTGATGTTCACACCTACGGCTGGGTGAACGACGTGAATGATCCGGCGCAGGTTGCTGGTTGGCTTGGCTATTACCCAACCCGCAAGGCTGTTGGCACAGGCTGGAACAACGCGGAGTTCAACGCATTGTTTGAGACTTCCAACACCGAGATCGACCCGGAAAAACGCAGCGAGCAGTATAAGCGCATGCAGGAAATCTATGCAGATGCGGCCCCGCTGCTGTTCCTTTATGAAACGCCATTTGCTGTTGCGCTGTCTGCCAACGTGAACGGCTATCTCCAGACACCGTTGGGGAACAATGAGTTCTCCTCGGCGTGGATTGCAAAATAACTCCTCCTCTGAGTGCGCCCGGTCTGCATCAACAGGCTGACCGGGTGTGAAGTAAACAGAGCAGGTGGTCTGATCAGAAAACGGCAGGACCAGACCGCCTGTCCCATGCAATCCGGAAAGCCGAAGCGTCAATCCCGTAGACCTGTCGCTTCGGCTCTCAATGCTCTCGCCCTATTAGGACTCAGGAATGTCGTCACTTTCCTATCTGGTGTCACGGCTGCTGCAGATTATTCCGACCTTTCTTCTTGTGATGGTCGTTATTTTTCTGCTGGTGCGTATGCTGCCAGGGGATCCGGCCATTGCCATGGCCGATGCCAAAGCCACCGAAGCTCAGCTGGAACTCATCCGCCAAAAACTCGGGCTCAATGAACCGCTGGTCATGCAGTTCTTCTATTTTGTAAAGAACACCCTGAGCGGAGATATGGGCACATCCATTCTCCTTAAAGCCCCTGTTCTGGAAGTTATTCTGGAGCGTATTCCTGTCACCGCATTCCTCACCATCTATGCGGTTTGCCTTTCTATTCTTATTGCCGGTCCGCTGGCCTTTGTCGCTGCGCTCAACAAGAACGGCATGCTGGATATTGCCATTCGCAGCGGGTTTCAGGTGGGGCTTTCAACGCCTGTGTTTTATATCGGCTTGCTGCTGCTCACCTTCCTGGCTGCTTCCTTGCGATTGTTTCCGGTTGGTGGATACGGCACTACGTTTTTGCAGCACCTGCACCACCTGATGCTGCCCGCGCTGACGGTCGCGCTCTACACTTCT
This window contains:
- a CDS encoding ABC transporter permease — encoded protein: MSSLSYLVSRLLQIIPTFLLVMVVIFLLVRMLPGDPAIAMADAKATEAQLELIRQKLGLNEPLVMQFFYFVKNTLSGDMGTSILLKAPVLEVILERIPVTAFLTIYAVCLSILIAGPLAFVAALNKNGMLDIAIRSGFQVGLSTPVFYIGLLLLTFLAASLRLFPVGGYGTTFLQHLHHLMLPALTVALYTSAIIMRNLRASVIEVLDAEYVQFARSKGLSRGVILGRHVLRNALISTVTLLGLSIGNLMSGTLVTETVFAVPGLGRLMLEAIFARDYPLIQGLTLTFAVMVSLVFLFTDMVQAWLDPRLRLS